The uncultured Methanolobus sp. sequence AGAATATTAACGGCATCAGGCGAATTACGTTGTGTCGACGACAGAACCATAGTCCGAAGGGATGAGGATGGCACTATCAAGTATTATGAAGGTGTCATTCTGGATATAAGCCAGCGAAAACACTCTGAAGCAATAATTGATTGCCGCAATCAGGTTCTTGAAGCTCTGGCTTCAGGTGAAACTCTGAATGAGATTCTTACACGTTTGGTGAGATCTACTAAACGGCTTATACCGGAAGCAATCGGTTTTGTCATGTTACTGGACAAGGAAAAGAAACATCTGGTTCATGCTATTTCTCCTCATCTTCCGGATTTCTACAAAAAAGCTATTGAAGGACTACCCATAGGCGAAGGCATTGGCTCCTGTTCAACAGCTGCCTACACCGGGAAAAGGGTTGTTATAGAAGACATAATGGAGCATCCTTACTGGAAAGACCTTAAGGAAATTGCAGCCCAGGCAGGCCTCAGGGCCAGTTGTTGTGAGCCCATAATAAGTTCAAATAATGAAGTATTTGGGACATTTGGGATATACTTCCGCGAGCCACACAAGCCTACAAAGGAAGAGGACGATATCCTTAAAGCAAACGCCAATCTCGCAGCTATCGCAATAAACAACAAGAGAGTATTGGATACTGCTATTGAATCTGAACAAAAACTCAAGATCATTCTCAACAATGTAAACGATCAGATATATATCAGCGAACTCGACGGGAAAACCATCGCTGTAAACCAGGCTGTAGTAGATACATTGGGTTACAGCAGGCATGAGATGTTAAGTTCATATCCTTCTGACATCATTCCATCAAAAGATGTACGTCGCGTATCTAAACTCATGAAACAAATTGAAACTGATGGGAGGGCGATCTATGAAACCGAGGCAATACATAAGGATGGTAGAAAGATACCGCTGGAAGTCAGTGCACGATTCACAATCTATGATGGGAAAAAAGCCATCCTGTCCGTTGCCAGGGATATCAGTGAGCGAAAAAGGGCAGAAAGGAAACGCCAGCTTGAAGAAGAAAGGCTTGAAGCGCTTGTTAAACTTAACAGTATGGCTGGTGCATCATTGAACGAGATAACAGACTTTGCAAGAGAAGAAGCTGTCAGGCTTACTGAAAGTACACTTGGTTATCTTGCATTTATGAATGCTGATGAAACAGCCCTAATTATGCATTCCTGGTCAGAAAGTGCCATGAAAGAATGTGATATCAAAAACAAACGCTTCGTATATCCCATCAAGACCACCGGATTGTGGGGTGAAGCAGTAAAACAGCGCAGGCCCATAATAACAAATGATTACTCTCATCCCAGTCCTATGAAAAAAGGTTATCCTGAGGATCATGTGGAACTCACAAGGCATATGAATATCCCGATATTCGATGGTGACCATATTGTTGCAGTTGCAGGAGTTGGCAATAAAGCAGAGGAATACAATGAGTCTGATCTGCGCCAGCTTACCTTATTGATGCAGGGTATGTGGAGTCTCATACAAAGGAAACAAATAGAAGATGCCTTAAAACAATATTCTGATGAACTGAAGATGGCAAATGAGGAACTAAGGTCCATCAGCAAGATGAAAACAGAATTCATTGCAGAAAGGATGGAACTTGTATATGGTCCTGAACACTCAGAATCCAGTATCCTTGGCGATGAGACAATCATGGTGATGGATGACCAGCAGGCAAAGGCTATTAATTCCGTATTACTCAACTCTGAAAGATTAAAACGCCTGGTAAATTCTCTTCTGTATTTGAGCCAGGAACAGGCAGGAAAGATAGAATATACCTTTTCCTGGGTGCATGTGGGCAAACTCATTTCAGAGGCTTTGATGCATCTTATATTGCTAATCGACGAGAAAGGAATTACTTTAGAAGTCGATGTACCTGACGGGCTGCCA is a genomic window containing:
- a CDS encoding GAF domain-containing protein; this encodes MTQLDVNSEIAKVVNDSPVTIFIWNSEKGWPVEFVSENVRQFGYSPDDFLPGKLKYEDIIHPDDIERVHKEVIGYSETHIDDFVQEYRILTASGELRCVDDRTIVRRDEDGTIKYYEGVILDISQRKHSEAIIDCRNQVLEALASGETLNEILTRLVRSTKRLIPEAIGFVMLLDKEKKHLVHAISPHLPDFYKKAIEGLPIGEGIGSCSTAAYTGKRVVIEDIMEHPYWKDLKEIAAQAGLRASCCEPIISSNNEVFGTFGIYFREPHKPTKEEDDILKANANLAAIAINNKRVLDTAIESEQKLKIILNNVNDQIYISELDGKTIAVNQAVVDTLGYSRHEMLSSYPSDIIPSKDVRRVSKLMKQIETDGRAIYETEAIHKDGRKIPLEVSARFTIYDGKKAILSVARDISERKRAERKRQLEEERLEALVKLNSMAGASLNEITDFAREEAVRLTESTLGYLAFMNADETALIMHSWSESAMKECDIKNKRFVYPIKTTGLWGEAVKQRRPIITNDYSHPSPMKKGYPEDHVELTRHMNIPIFDGDHIVAVAGVGNKAEEYNESDLRQLTLLMQGMWSLIQRKQIEDALKQYSDELKMANEELRSISKMKTEFIAERMELVYGPEHSESSILGDETIMVMDDQQAKAINSVLLNSERLKRLVNSLLYLSQEQAGKIEYTFSWVHVGKLISEALMHLILLIDEKGITLEVDVPDGLPPISSDKDKLTETLIILIDNAIKFTPEGGKIHIEVSAESDYLHLRITDTGPGIQKDLVPHIFQKFYQMEDAMSRMYQGLESGLYICKDIILAHKGDIWIESEKGKGTTFHIRLPIGIVEEIPHNLSDREMMK